The following coding sequences lie in one Musa acuminata AAA Group cultivar baxijiao chromosome BXJ1-8, Cavendish_Baxijiao_AAA, whole genome shotgun sequence genomic window:
- the LOC135587228 gene encoding cellulose synthase A catalytic subunit 2 [UDP-forming]-like isoform X3 has protein sequence MQMTSERTCYEYERREGSQACPRCKTRYKRHKGSARVEGDEDEDGDDDIYKELNYYNFNGKETVSVPDPKLYGYPYVGQGSLSGLGIPSNNVQQNGSNIPLLTYGEEVDGISCDDHALIIPPYGGFGGQVHQGAASGTFASTQSRPINPNKDISVYGYGTVAWKNRIDEWKRNQLSRMQQHQLEGGDGGYIDGYDPANSDLSMSDESRQPLSRKMPITSSMISPYRIIILLRLVILGFFFQYRLLHPVPDAYGLWLTSVICEIWFAVSWILDQFPKWFPIERETYLDRLSLRYEKEGKPSELADVDIFVSTVDPTKEPPLITANTVLSILAVDYPVDKVSCYVSDDGAAMLTFEALSETSEFAKKWVPFCKKFNIEPRAPEWYFVQKIDYLKDKVHPDFVRERRAMKREYEEFKVHINALVAKAQKVPEEGWTMQDGTLWPGNNVRDHPGMIQVFLGHNGVLDEAGNELPRLVYVSREKRSGYDHHKKAGAMNALVRVSAVISNAPYILNVDCDHYINNSKALREAMCFLMDPISGKKVCYVQFPQRFDGIDRHDRYSNRNVVFFDINMKGLDGIQGPIYVGTGCVFRRQALYGFDAPVKEKPPGKTCNCWPKWCCSCCGSKRNKRGKIKQEKKKAKWAKHREASIQVHALESIDKVKGQENESSSLVPREKLEKKFGQSPVFVASTLLENGGMAQGVGFASCIGEAIHVISCGYEDRTEWGKEVGWIYGSVTEDILTGFKMHCHGWRSVYCIPKRPAFKGSAPINLSDRLHQVLRWALGSVEIFLSKHCPIWYGYRSGLKWLERFSYINSVVYPWTSIPLIAYCTLPAICLLSGKFIVPEISSYASIVFMALFISIAATGILEMQWGGVSIDDWWRNEQFWVIGGVSSHLFALFQGLLKVLAGVETNFTVTSKGGDDGEFAELYLFKWTSLLIPPMTLLILNIIGVVAGISNAISNGYESWGPLFGKLFFAFWVIVHLYPFLKGMMGKQDRVPTIVIVWSILLASICSLLWVRVNPFIAKYDGPVLEVCGLDCN, from the exons ATGCAGATGACTTCGGAAAG GACTTGCTATGAGTATGAGAGGAGGGAGGGGAGTCAGGCATGTCCACGGTGTAAGACCCGATACAAGCGCCACAAAG GTAGTGCTAGAGTCGAGGGTGACGAGGAtgaagatggtgatgatgatatctACAAAGAACTCAATTATTACAATTTCAATGGGAAGGAAACAGTGAGCGTACCCGATCCAAAACTTTATGGATATCCCTATGTAGGACAAGGTTCTCTCAGTGGATTGGGTATTCCTTCCAATAATGTGCAGCAAAATGGTAGCAATATTCCACTTCTGACATATGGTGAAGAA GTTGATGGAATTTCCTGTGACGACCATGCTCTAATAATTCCTCCATACGGGGGCTTTGGAGGGCAAGTTCATCAAGGTGCTGCTTCAGGGACTTTTGCTTCTA CACAATCGAGACCCATAAATCCTAATAAAGACATTTCAGTCTATGGCTATGGAACCGTTGCATGGAAGAATCGAATTGATGAGTGGAAGAGAAACCAACTCAGTAGAATGCAACAACATCAGCTCGAAGGAGGGGATGGTGGCTACATTGATGGATATGATCCAGCCAATTCTGATTTGTCCAT GTCCGACGAGAGCAGGCAACCATTATCGAGGAAGATGCCCATAACTTCCAGTATGATAAGCCCTTACAGAATAATAATTTTGCTGAGGCTTGTGATTCTTGGCTTCTTTTTCCAATATAGACTTCTGCATCCTGTTCCTGATGCTTATGGACTATGGCTGACATCAGTTATATGTGAAATATGGTTTGCTGTCTCATGGATTCTTGATCAGTTCCCAAAATGGTTCCCTATAGAGCGAGAGACCTACTTGGATCGTCTCTCATTGAG GTATGAGAAAGAAGGGAAACCATCTGAATTAGCAGACGTTGATATCTTTGTTAGCACAGTTGATCCTACAAAGGAACCCCCCTTGATCACTGCAAATACAGTTTTGTCTATTCTTGCTGTGGATTATCCTGTTGATAAAGTTTCATGCTATGTCTCCGATGATGGTGCTGCAATGCTCACATTTGAGGCACTTTCAGAAACCTCTGAATTTGCTAAAAAGTGGGTTCCATTCTGTAAGAAATTCAACATTGAGCCTCGTGCTCCTGAATGGTACTTTGTGCAGAAAATTGATTATCTGAAGGATAAAGTTCATCCAGATTTCGTGAGGGAACGTCGTGCAATGAAG AGAGAGTATGAGGAATTTAAGGTTCACATTAATGCATTAGTTGCCAAAGCACAGAAAGTTCCTGAGGAAGGCTGGACAATGCAGGATGGAACTCTATGGCCTGGAAATAACGTTCGAGACCATCCAGGAATGATTCAG GTCTTTCTGGGTCATAATGGTGTGCTTGATGAGGCAGGTAATGAGCTACCACGTCTTGTATATGTATCTCGTGAGAAAAGATCTGGATATGATCACCACAAAAAAGCTGGTGCCATGAATGCATTG GTGCGAGTTTCAGCTGTAATCTCCAATGCTCCTTACATTTTGAATGTGGATTGTGATCATTATATAAACAATAGTAAAGCTCTTCGGGAAGCTATGTGCTTTTTGATGGATCCCATCTCAGGAAAGAAAGTATGCTACGTGCAATTTCCTCAGAGATTTGATGGGATCGATCGTCATGACAGATATTCAAACCGCAATGTTGTGTTTTTTGAT ATCAATATGAAAGGCCTTGATGGGATCCAGGGACCAATCTATGTTGGTACTGGATGTGTTTTCAGAAGGCAAGCTCTGTATGGTTTTGATGCTCCTGTCAAGGAGAAGCCTCCAGGAAAAACCTGCAATTGTTGGCCAAAATGGTGCTGCAGCTGTTGTGGatctaaaagaaataaaagagggaaaattaagcaagagaagaagaaagcaaaGTGGGCAAAGCACAGAGAAGCATCTATTCAAGTACATGCGCTTGAGAGTATTGACAAAGTTAAAG GACAAGAAAATGAAAGCTCATCCTTAGTGCCCCGAGAAAAGCTGGAGAAAAAGTTTGGGCAATCTCCTGTCTTTGTGGCTTCAACTCTCCTGGAGAATGGTGGGATGGCTCAGGGTGTTGGTTTTGCTTCGTGTATTGGTGAGGCTATACATGTAATAAGTTGTGGTTATGAAGATAGAACTGAATGGGGAAAAGAG GTTGGATGGATATATGGGTCTGTTACAGAGGATATTCTTACTGGCTTTAAGATGCATTGCCATGGTTGGCGGTCGGTTTACTGCATACCTAAAAGACCAGCATTTAAAGGGTCAGCTCCCATCAACCTCTCTGACCGTCTTCATCAAGTTTTGAGATGGGCTCTTGGATCTGTAGAAATTTTTCTGAGCAAGCACTGCCCTATTTGGTATGGCTACAGAAGTGGGTTAAAGTGGTTGGAGAGGTTCTCCTATATAAATTCTGTTGTCTATCCATGGACATCTATTCCTTTGATTGCTTATTGTACGTTGCCAGCTATTTGTCTTCTCTCCGGAAAATTTATAGTACCTGAG ATTAGTAGCTATGCTAGCATAGTATTCATGGCTTTATTCATCTCCATTGCTGCGACTGGCATTCTTGAGATGCAATGGGGAGGCGTAAGCATTGATGACTGGTGGAGGAATGAGCAGTTCTGGGTGATTGGTGGCGTCTCCTCACACCTCTTTGCCCTCTTTCAGGGCCTTCTGAAGGTTCTTGCTGGTGTTGAGACCAACTTCACCGTGACATCCAAAGGAGGGGATGATGGCGAGTTCGCGGAGCTTTATCTCTTCAAGTGGACATCTTTGCTGATTCCCCCTATGACCCTGCTCATTCTTAACATCATCGGTGTCGTAGCTGGAATTTCTAATGCCATTTCCAATGGGTATGAGTCATGGGGCCCATTGTTTGGTAAGCTCTTCTTTGCCTTCTGGGTCATCGTCCATCTCTATCCTTTTCTGAAAGGAATGATGGGAAAGCAGGATCGAGTGCCTACCATAGTGATAGTTTGGTCTATACTTTTGGCATCTATTTGTTCGCTTCTGTGGGTCAGAGTAAATCCATTCATTGCAAAATATGACGGGCCTGTCCTAGAAGTTTGTGGTTTGGATTGTAATTAG
- the LOC135587228 gene encoding cellulose synthase A catalytic subunit 5 [UDP-forming]-like isoform X1 has protein sequence METGRRLVAGSRNRNEFVVINADDFGKSKSAHDSNGQICQICGDDIEILEEEKELFVACNECAFPVCRTCYEYERREGSQACPRCKTRYKRHKGSARVEGDEDEDGDDDIYKELNYYNFNGKETVSVPDPKLYGYPYVGQGSLSGLGIPSNNVQQNGSNIPLLTYGEEVDGISCDDHALIIPPYGGFGGQVHQGAASGTFASTQSRPINPNKDISVYGYGTVAWKNRIDEWKRNQLSRMQQHQLEGGDGGYIDGYDPANSDLSMSDESRQPLSRKMPITSSMISPYRIIILLRLVILGFFFQYRLLHPVPDAYGLWLTSVICEIWFAVSWILDQFPKWFPIERETYLDRLSLRYEKEGKPSELADVDIFVSTVDPTKEPPLITANTVLSILAVDYPVDKVSCYVSDDGAAMLTFEALSETSEFAKKWVPFCKKFNIEPRAPEWYFVQKIDYLKDKVHPDFVRERRAMKREYEEFKVHINALVAKAQKVPEEGWTMQDGTLWPGNNVRDHPGMIQVFLGHNGVLDEAGNELPRLVYVSREKRSGYDHHKKAGAMNALVRVSAVISNAPYILNVDCDHYINNSKALREAMCFLMDPISGKKVCYVQFPQRFDGIDRHDRYSNRNVVFFDINMKGLDGIQGPIYVGTGCVFRRQALYGFDAPVKEKPPGKTCNCWPKWCCSCCGSKRNKRGKIKQEKKKAKWAKHREASIQVHALESIDKVKGQENESSSLVPREKLEKKFGQSPVFVASTLLENGGMAQGVGFASCIGEAIHVISCGYEDRTEWGKEVGWIYGSVTEDILTGFKMHCHGWRSVYCIPKRPAFKGSAPINLSDRLHQVLRWALGSVEIFLSKHCPIWYGYRSGLKWLERFSYINSVVYPWTSIPLIAYCTLPAICLLSGKFIVPEISSYASIVFMALFISIAATGILEMQWGGVSIDDWWRNEQFWVIGGVSSHLFALFQGLLKVLAGVETNFTVTSKGGDDGEFAELYLFKWTSLLIPPMTLLILNIIGVVAGISNAISNGYESWGPLFGKLFFAFWVIVHLYPFLKGMMGKQDRVPTIVIVWSILLASICSLLWVRVNPFIAKYDGPVLEVCGLDCN, from the exons ATGGAAACGGGGCGGCGGCTTGTCGCCGGGTCGCGCAACCGGAACGAGTTCGTGGTGATCAATGCAGATGACTTCGGAAAG TCCAAGTCTGCCCATGATTCGAACGGGCAAATATGCCAGATATGTGGCGATGATATTGAGATTTTGGAGGAAGAAAAGGAGCTGTTTGTTGCCTGCAATGAGTGTGCCTTCCCTGTTTGCAGGACTTGCTATGAGTATGAGAGGAGGGAGGGGAGTCAGGCATGTCCACGGTGTAAGACCCGATACAAGCGCCACAAAG GTAGTGCTAGAGTCGAGGGTGACGAGGAtgaagatggtgatgatgatatctACAAAGAACTCAATTATTACAATTTCAATGGGAAGGAAACAGTGAGCGTACCCGATCCAAAACTTTATGGATATCCCTATGTAGGACAAGGTTCTCTCAGTGGATTGGGTATTCCTTCCAATAATGTGCAGCAAAATGGTAGCAATATTCCACTTCTGACATATGGTGAAGAA GTTGATGGAATTTCCTGTGACGACCATGCTCTAATAATTCCTCCATACGGGGGCTTTGGAGGGCAAGTTCATCAAGGTGCTGCTTCAGGGACTTTTGCTTCTA CACAATCGAGACCCATAAATCCTAATAAAGACATTTCAGTCTATGGCTATGGAACCGTTGCATGGAAGAATCGAATTGATGAGTGGAAGAGAAACCAACTCAGTAGAATGCAACAACATCAGCTCGAAGGAGGGGATGGTGGCTACATTGATGGATATGATCCAGCCAATTCTGATTTGTCCAT GTCCGACGAGAGCAGGCAACCATTATCGAGGAAGATGCCCATAACTTCCAGTATGATAAGCCCTTACAGAATAATAATTTTGCTGAGGCTTGTGATTCTTGGCTTCTTTTTCCAATATAGACTTCTGCATCCTGTTCCTGATGCTTATGGACTATGGCTGACATCAGTTATATGTGAAATATGGTTTGCTGTCTCATGGATTCTTGATCAGTTCCCAAAATGGTTCCCTATAGAGCGAGAGACCTACTTGGATCGTCTCTCATTGAG GTATGAGAAAGAAGGGAAACCATCTGAATTAGCAGACGTTGATATCTTTGTTAGCACAGTTGATCCTACAAAGGAACCCCCCTTGATCACTGCAAATACAGTTTTGTCTATTCTTGCTGTGGATTATCCTGTTGATAAAGTTTCATGCTATGTCTCCGATGATGGTGCTGCAATGCTCACATTTGAGGCACTTTCAGAAACCTCTGAATTTGCTAAAAAGTGGGTTCCATTCTGTAAGAAATTCAACATTGAGCCTCGTGCTCCTGAATGGTACTTTGTGCAGAAAATTGATTATCTGAAGGATAAAGTTCATCCAGATTTCGTGAGGGAACGTCGTGCAATGAAG AGAGAGTATGAGGAATTTAAGGTTCACATTAATGCATTAGTTGCCAAAGCACAGAAAGTTCCTGAGGAAGGCTGGACAATGCAGGATGGAACTCTATGGCCTGGAAATAACGTTCGAGACCATCCAGGAATGATTCAG GTCTTTCTGGGTCATAATGGTGTGCTTGATGAGGCAGGTAATGAGCTACCACGTCTTGTATATGTATCTCGTGAGAAAAGATCTGGATATGATCACCACAAAAAAGCTGGTGCCATGAATGCATTG GTGCGAGTTTCAGCTGTAATCTCCAATGCTCCTTACATTTTGAATGTGGATTGTGATCATTATATAAACAATAGTAAAGCTCTTCGGGAAGCTATGTGCTTTTTGATGGATCCCATCTCAGGAAAGAAAGTATGCTACGTGCAATTTCCTCAGAGATTTGATGGGATCGATCGTCATGACAGATATTCAAACCGCAATGTTGTGTTTTTTGAT ATCAATATGAAAGGCCTTGATGGGATCCAGGGACCAATCTATGTTGGTACTGGATGTGTTTTCAGAAGGCAAGCTCTGTATGGTTTTGATGCTCCTGTCAAGGAGAAGCCTCCAGGAAAAACCTGCAATTGTTGGCCAAAATGGTGCTGCAGCTGTTGTGGatctaaaagaaataaaagagggaaaattaagcaagagaagaagaaagcaaaGTGGGCAAAGCACAGAGAAGCATCTATTCAAGTACATGCGCTTGAGAGTATTGACAAAGTTAAAG GACAAGAAAATGAAAGCTCATCCTTAGTGCCCCGAGAAAAGCTGGAGAAAAAGTTTGGGCAATCTCCTGTCTTTGTGGCTTCAACTCTCCTGGAGAATGGTGGGATGGCTCAGGGTGTTGGTTTTGCTTCGTGTATTGGTGAGGCTATACATGTAATAAGTTGTGGTTATGAAGATAGAACTGAATGGGGAAAAGAG GTTGGATGGATATATGGGTCTGTTACAGAGGATATTCTTACTGGCTTTAAGATGCATTGCCATGGTTGGCGGTCGGTTTACTGCATACCTAAAAGACCAGCATTTAAAGGGTCAGCTCCCATCAACCTCTCTGACCGTCTTCATCAAGTTTTGAGATGGGCTCTTGGATCTGTAGAAATTTTTCTGAGCAAGCACTGCCCTATTTGGTATGGCTACAGAAGTGGGTTAAAGTGGTTGGAGAGGTTCTCCTATATAAATTCTGTTGTCTATCCATGGACATCTATTCCTTTGATTGCTTATTGTACGTTGCCAGCTATTTGTCTTCTCTCCGGAAAATTTATAGTACCTGAG ATTAGTAGCTATGCTAGCATAGTATTCATGGCTTTATTCATCTCCATTGCTGCGACTGGCATTCTTGAGATGCAATGGGGAGGCGTAAGCATTGATGACTGGTGGAGGAATGAGCAGTTCTGGGTGATTGGTGGCGTCTCCTCACACCTCTTTGCCCTCTTTCAGGGCCTTCTGAAGGTTCTTGCTGGTGTTGAGACCAACTTCACCGTGACATCCAAAGGAGGGGATGATGGCGAGTTCGCGGAGCTTTATCTCTTCAAGTGGACATCTTTGCTGATTCCCCCTATGACCCTGCTCATTCTTAACATCATCGGTGTCGTAGCTGGAATTTCTAATGCCATTTCCAATGGGTATGAGTCATGGGGCCCATTGTTTGGTAAGCTCTTCTTTGCCTTCTGGGTCATCGTCCATCTCTATCCTTTTCTGAAAGGAATGATGGGAAAGCAGGATCGAGTGCCTACCATAGTGATAGTTTGGTCTATACTTTTGGCATCTATTTGTTCGCTTCTGTGGGTCAGAGTAAATCCATTCATTGCAAAATATGACGGGCCTGTCCTAGAAGTTTGTGGTTTGGATTGTAATTAG
- the LOC135587228 gene encoding cellulose synthase A catalytic subunit 5 [UDP-forming]-like isoform X2 — translation METGRRLVAGSRNRNEFVVINADDFGKSKSAHDSNGQICQICGDDIEILEEEKELFVACNECAFPVCRTCYEYERREGSQACPRCKTRYKRHKGSARVEGDEDEDGDDDIYKELNYYNFNGKETVSVPDPKLYGYPYVGQGSLSGLGIPSNNVQQNGSNIPLLTYGEEVDGISCDDHALIIPPYGGFGGQVHQAQSRPINPNKDISVYGYGTVAWKNRIDEWKRNQLSRMQQHQLEGGDGGYIDGYDPANSDLSMSDESRQPLSRKMPITSSMISPYRIIILLRLVILGFFFQYRLLHPVPDAYGLWLTSVICEIWFAVSWILDQFPKWFPIERETYLDRLSLRYEKEGKPSELADVDIFVSTVDPTKEPPLITANTVLSILAVDYPVDKVSCYVSDDGAAMLTFEALSETSEFAKKWVPFCKKFNIEPRAPEWYFVQKIDYLKDKVHPDFVRERRAMKREYEEFKVHINALVAKAQKVPEEGWTMQDGTLWPGNNVRDHPGMIQVFLGHNGVLDEAGNELPRLVYVSREKRSGYDHHKKAGAMNALVRVSAVISNAPYILNVDCDHYINNSKALREAMCFLMDPISGKKVCYVQFPQRFDGIDRHDRYSNRNVVFFDINMKGLDGIQGPIYVGTGCVFRRQALYGFDAPVKEKPPGKTCNCWPKWCCSCCGSKRNKRGKIKQEKKKAKWAKHREASIQVHALESIDKVKGQENESSSLVPREKLEKKFGQSPVFVASTLLENGGMAQGVGFASCIGEAIHVISCGYEDRTEWGKEVGWIYGSVTEDILTGFKMHCHGWRSVYCIPKRPAFKGSAPINLSDRLHQVLRWALGSVEIFLSKHCPIWYGYRSGLKWLERFSYINSVVYPWTSIPLIAYCTLPAICLLSGKFIVPEISSYASIVFMALFISIAATGILEMQWGGVSIDDWWRNEQFWVIGGVSSHLFALFQGLLKVLAGVETNFTVTSKGGDDGEFAELYLFKWTSLLIPPMTLLILNIIGVVAGISNAISNGYESWGPLFGKLFFAFWVIVHLYPFLKGMMGKQDRVPTIVIVWSILLASICSLLWVRVNPFIAKYDGPVLEVCGLDCN, via the exons ATGGAAACGGGGCGGCGGCTTGTCGCCGGGTCGCGCAACCGGAACGAGTTCGTGGTGATCAATGCAGATGACTTCGGAAAG TCCAAGTCTGCCCATGATTCGAACGGGCAAATATGCCAGATATGTGGCGATGATATTGAGATTTTGGAGGAAGAAAAGGAGCTGTTTGTTGCCTGCAATGAGTGTGCCTTCCCTGTTTGCAGGACTTGCTATGAGTATGAGAGGAGGGAGGGGAGTCAGGCATGTCCACGGTGTAAGACCCGATACAAGCGCCACAAAG GTAGTGCTAGAGTCGAGGGTGACGAGGAtgaagatggtgatgatgatatctACAAAGAACTCAATTATTACAATTTCAATGGGAAGGAAACAGTGAGCGTACCCGATCCAAAACTTTATGGATATCCCTATGTAGGACAAGGTTCTCTCAGTGGATTGGGTATTCCTTCCAATAATGTGCAGCAAAATGGTAGCAATATTCCACTTCTGACATATGGTGAAGAA GTTGATGGAATTTCCTGTGACGACCATGCTCTAATAATTCCTCCATACGGGGGCTTTGGAGGGCAAGTTCATCAAG CACAATCGAGACCCATAAATCCTAATAAAGACATTTCAGTCTATGGCTATGGAACCGTTGCATGGAAGAATCGAATTGATGAGTGGAAGAGAAACCAACTCAGTAGAATGCAACAACATCAGCTCGAAGGAGGGGATGGTGGCTACATTGATGGATATGATCCAGCCAATTCTGATTTGTCCAT GTCCGACGAGAGCAGGCAACCATTATCGAGGAAGATGCCCATAACTTCCAGTATGATAAGCCCTTACAGAATAATAATTTTGCTGAGGCTTGTGATTCTTGGCTTCTTTTTCCAATATAGACTTCTGCATCCTGTTCCTGATGCTTATGGACTATGGCTGACATCAGTTATATGTGAAATATGGTTTGCTGTCTCATGGATTCTTGATCAGTTCCCAAAATGGTTCCCTATAGAGCGAGAGACCTACTTGGATCGTCTCTCATTGAG GTATGAGAAAGAAGGGAAACCATCTGAATTAGCAGACGTTGATATCTTTGTTAGCACAGTTGATCCTACAAAGGAACCCCCCTTGATCACTGCAAATACAGTTTTGTCTATTCTTGCTGTGGATTATCCTGTTGATAAAGTTTCATGCTATGTCTCCGATGATGGTGCTGCAATGCTCACATTTGAGGCACTTTCAGAAACCTCTGAATTTGCTAAAAAGTGGGTTCCATTCTGTAAGAAATTCAACATTGAGCCTCGTGCTCCTGAATGGTACTTTGTGCAGAAAATTGATTATCTGAAGGATAAAGTTCATCCAGATTTCGTGAGGGAACGTCGTGCAATGAAG AGAGAGTATGAGGAATTTAAGGTTCACATTAATGCATTAGTTGCCAAAGCACAGAAAGTTCCTGAGGAAGGCTGGACAATGCAGGATGGAACTCTATGGCCTGGAAATAACGTTCGAGACCATCCAGGAATGATTCAG GTCTTTCTGGGTCATAATGGTGTGCTTGATGAGGCAGGTAATGAGCTACCACGTCTTGTATATGTATCTCGTGAGAAAAGATCTGGATATGATCACCACAAAAAAGCTGGTGCCATGAATGCATTG GTGCGAGTTTCAGCTGTAATCTCCAATGCTCCTTACATTTTGAATGTGGATTGTGATCATTATATAAACAATAGTAAAGCTCTTCGGGAAGCTATGTGCTTTTTGATGGATCCCATCTCAGGAAAGAAAGTATGCTACGTGCAATTTCCTCAGAGATTTGATGGGATCGATCGTCATGACAGATATTCAAACCGCAATGTTGTGTTTTTTGAT ATCAATATGAAAGGCCTTGATGGGATCCAGGGACCAATCTATGTTGGTACTGGATGTGTTTTCAGAAGGCAAGCTCTGTATGGTTTTGATGCTCCTGTCAAGGAGAAGCCTCCAGGAAAAACCTGCAATTGTTGGCCAAAATGGTGCTGCAGCTGTTGTGGatctaaaagaaataaaagagggaaaattaagcaagagaagaagaaagcaaaGTGGGCAAAGCACAGAGAAGCATCTATTCAAGTACATGCGCTTGAGAGTATTGACAAAGTTAAAG GACAAGAAAATGAAAGCTCATCCTTAGTGCCCCGAGAAAAGCTGGAGAAAAAGTTTGGGCAATCTCCTGTCTTTGTGGCTTCAACTCTCCTGGAGAATGGTGGGATGGCTCAGGGTGTTGGTTTTGCTTCGTGTATTGGTGAGGCTATACATGTAATAAGTTGTGGTTATGAAGATAGAACTGAATGGGGAAAAGAG GTTGGATGGATATATGGGTCTGTTACAGAGGATATTCTTACTGGCTTTAAGATGCATTGCCATGGTTGGCGGTCGGTTTACTGCATACCTAAAAGACCAGCATTTAAAGGGTCAGCTCCCATCAACCTCTCTGACCGTCTTCATCAAGTTTTGAGATGGGCTCTTGGATCTGTAGAAATTTTTCTGAGCAAGCACTGCCCTATTTGGTATGGCTACAGAAGTGGGTTAAAGTGGTTGGAGAGGTTCTCCTATATAAATTCTGTTGTCTATCCATGGACATCTATTCCTTTGATTGCTTATTGTACGTTGCCAGCTATTTGTCTTCTCTCCGGAAAATTTATAGTACCTGAG ATTAGTAGCTATGCTAGCATAGTATTCATGGCTTTATTCATCTCCATTGCTGCGACTGGCATTCTTGAGATGCAATGGGGAGGCGTAAGCATTGATGACTGGTGGAGGAATGAGCAGTTCTGGGTGATTGGTGGCGTCTCCTCACACCTCTTTGCCCTCTTTCAGGGCCTTCTGAAGGTTCTTGCTGGTGTTGAGACCAACTTCACCGTGACATCCAAAGGAGGGGATGATGGCGAGTTCGCGGAGCTTTATCTCTTCAAGTGGACATCTTTGCTGATTCCCCCTATGACCCTGCTCATTCTTAACATCATCGGTGTCGTAGCTGGAATTTCTAATGCCATTTCCAATGGGTATGAGTCATGGGGCCCATTGTTTGGTAAGCTCTTCTTTGCCTTCTGGGTCATCGTCCATCTCTATCCTTTTCTGAAAGGAATGATGGGAAAGCAGGATCGAGTGCCTACCATAGTGATAGTTTGGTCTATACTTTTGGCATCTATTTGTTCGCTTCTGTGGGTCAGAGTAAATCCATTCATTGCAAAATATGACGGGCCTGTCCTAGAAGTTTGTGGTTTGGATTGTAATTAG